A genomic region of Chlorobaculum parvum NCIB 8327 contains the following coding sequences:
- a CDS encoding carotenoid 1,2-hydratase, protein MNITTDSLQEAWHRLEEPGSYEWWYFDAEDEAQGISVVFIWFAGFAFSPYYLGHYEEWKARRRSDQPNPVDYAGFSFQLYRNGREVINFIKEGGRELFASEDGGIGVRFEGNRFVYDPLRNEYRLSIDFSFPARDRSVHASFTFRPLHRFDYHLDNALHESVDFRHHWVLSVPKAEVLGVLDITSLSSDERQVLHFRGRGYHDHNLGTVPMYESIDRWYWGRFFSDRYDLIYYVVFLRGRASSPQAVMMLLDHESGEQSVFDSVRVRENDFRRGLFAPVHASSLRLEDGTVSVDIRHHEVLDTGPFYLRYGSRFSMAIGDDRLEDVRGISEFLNPEALKSGVMRFFTASRVWRDGQRSVMYTLYNFFKHQIDWFTRKKF, encoded by the coding sequence ATGAATATCACAACTGATTCCCTTCAGGAAGCATGGCACCGGCTCGAAGAGCCAGGTTCCTATGAATGGTGGTATTTCGATGCTGAAGATGAAGCTCAGGGAATCTCCGTAGTCTTTATCTGGTTTGCCGGTTTTGCTTTTTCTCCCTACTACCTCGGCCATTACGAAGAGTGGAAGGCCCGCCGCCGCAGCGACCAACCCAATCCGGTCGATTATGCTGGATTCAGTTTCCAGCTTTACCGGAACGGTCGCGAGGTCATCAATTTCATTAAAGAGGGTGGGCGTGAACTGTTTGCTTCCGAAGATGGCGGAATTGGCGTGCGGTTCGAAGGCAACCGCTTTGTCTATGACCCTCTCCGTAATGAATACCGCCTCAGTATAGACTTTTCATTTCCGGCGCGAGACCGCTCGGTTCACGCTTCATTTACCTTCCGGCCGCTTCACCGTTTCGACTATCATCTCGACAACGCTTTGCATGAGAGTGTCGATTTTCGACACCATTGGGTGCTGAGCGTACCGAAAGCCGAGGTGCTCGGCGTGCTCGACATTACATCGCTTTCCTCGGATGAACGGCAGGTTTTGCACTTTCGTGGACGGGGATACCACGACCACAATCTCGGCACGGTTCCGATGTACGAATCGATCGATCGCTGGTATTGGGGGCGTTTTTTTTCGGATCGATACGATCTGATTTACTACGTGGTATTTCTGCGCGGCCGAGCCTCCTCTCCTCAAGCAGTCATGATGCTTCTTGATCACGAGAGTGGAGAGCAGTCAGTGTTCGATTCGGTGCGCGTTCGTGAGAACGATTTTCGGAGAGGGCTTTTTGCGCCGGTTCACGCCAGCAGCCTTCGGCTTGAGGATGGGACTGTCAGTGTGGATATCCGGCATCATGAGGTGCTCGATACCGGCCCGTTTTATCTCCGGTATGGTTCCCGTTTCTCCATGGCAATCGGAGATGATCGGTTGGAAGATGTGCGAGGTATCTCCGAGTTTTTGAATCCGGAAGCCCTGAAGTCAGGAGTGATGCGGTTTTTTACGGCAAGCCGTGTCTGGCGAGATGGACAGAGGTCGGTGATGTACACCCTCTACAATTTTTTCAAGCACCAAATCGATTGGTTTACCAGGAAAAAATTTTAA
- the mtaB gene encoding tRNA (N(6)-L-threonylcarbamoyladenosine(37)-C(2))-methylthiotransferase MtaB encodes MKQKSVAAVTLGCKVNYAETASIVDMLVAEGWQFHDIRDGADIILIHTCAVTGEAERKSRQQIRKAIKKHPNAKVVVAGCYAQLAPEHIAQIDGVSLVLGMAEKFDRSHYLEEPDRKERNVRVRVSPVEASSAAHVASSLIRQPEKGRTRAFLKIQDGCSFGCAYCAIPLARGRSRSVPLATVMERAAAIAEAGYREIVLTGINIADYHDGQHGFTDLLRHLEELDVSRIRISSIEPQFLDDELIELVAGSTKIMPHFHLPLQSGSDKVLKAMGRQYDTALYRERLLRAVSSIRGCAIGADVMVGYPGESEQDFETMYRFIEELPVAYLHVFSCSVRPGTRLSREIAEKRVSRVVSAEASRRATRLAQLGQQLERRFASSFIGRQVRVLFEEGGADADGKMLWSGYSENYLRVQVAIDDAAGGESMKGVEREVVIEGVGEGLLLQGRLVF; translated from the coding sequence GTGAAACAGAAAAGCGTTGCTGCTGTAACTCTTGGTTGCAAAGTCAATTATGCTGAAACAGCATCGATCGTTGATATGCTGGTTGCCGAGGGTTGGCAATTTCACGACATTCGCGATGGTGCTGATATCATTCTTATTCATACCTGTGCGGTTACCGGTGAAGCGGAACGGAAATCAAGGCAGCAGATTCGGAAAGCAATCAAAAAGCATCCGAATGCAAAAGTGGTAGTGGCCGGATGTTATGCGCAACTTGCCCCGGAGCACATTGCGCAAATCGATGGGGTATCGCTGGTGTTGGGTATGGCCGAAAAGTTTGATCGTTCGCATTATCTGGAGGAACCGGACCGAAAAGAGCGCAACGTTCGGGTCAGGGTTTCTCCTGTCGAGGCCTCATCCGCAGCTCATGTAGCCAGTTCGCTGATTCGTCAGCCGGAGAAGGGCAGAACCAGAGCTTTTCTGAAGATTCAGGATGGTTGCAGTTTCGGATGTGCGTATTGTGCGATTCCTCTGGCCAGGGGGCGTTCCCGTTCCGTACCGCTGGCTACGGTGATGGAGCGGGCTGCTGCTATCGCCGAGGCGGGCTATCGGGAAATCGTTCTGACCGGCATTAATATTGCCGATTATCACGACGGGCAGCATGGATTTACCGATCTGCTCCGGCATCTGGAAGAGCTTGATGTGAGCCGAATCCGCATCAGTTCGATCGAGCCGCAGTTTCTCGATGATGAGCTTATTGAGCTGGTTGCAGGTTCGACCAAAATTATGCCCCATTTTCATCTGCCGTTGCAGAGTGGCTCGGACAAGGTGCTCAAGGCGATGGGGCGGCAGTACGATACAGCGCTGTATCGTGAGCGCCTGTTGCGTGCCGTCTCCTCGATCCGGGGGTGCGCTATCGGCGCGGATGTGATGGTCGGGTATCCCGGCGAGAGCGAGCAGGATTTTGAGACGATGTATCGTTTCATCGAGGAGCTGCCTGTCGCATATCTACATGTTTTCAGTTGTTCGGTACGTCCGGGCACCAGGCTTTCCCGGGAGATTGCCGAGAAGCGGGTAAGTCGTGTCGTCAGCGCAGAGGCTTCTCGCAGGGCAACACGCCTTGCGCAACTCGGTCAGCAGCTTGAACGGCGATTCGCCAGCTCGTTCATCGGTCGTCAAGTCAGAGTGTTGTTCGAAGAGGGGGGTGCCGATGCAGATGGAAAGATGCTCTGGAGCGGCTACAGCGAGAACTACCTCCGGGTGCAGGTCGCGATCGATGACGCCGCAGGTGGTGAGTCGATGAAAGGTGTTGAGCGTGAGGTTGTCATTGAGGGAGTGGGTGAGGGTTTGCTTTTACAGGGCAGACTCGTATTTTAA
- a CDS encoding sulfite exporter TauE/SafE family protein encodes MPELRPERPSRKHQQRFNTGFTMQLIMLFIIGLAAGLLSGMFGVGGGVIIVPALVFFFGMNQQAANGTSLIALLLPVGLLGVLEYYRSGNIAMQNIWFGLTIAFGLFAGAFFGAHLAIEVSSELLRRMFAVFLVFVAIRLWL; translated from the coding sequence ATGCCGGAGCTCCGGCCTGAACGGCCCAGCCGGAAACATCAACAACGTTTTAACACCGGATTCACCATGCAACTGATCATGCTGTTCATCATTGGCCTCGCTGCCGGATTGCTCTCGGGCATGTTCGGCGTTGGGGGCGGCGTGATCATTGTACCGGCACTGGTGTTCTTTTTCGGTATGAACCAGCAGGCAGCGAACGGCACCTCGCTCATCGCGCTGCTCTTGCCGGTCGGGCTGCTCGGCGTTCTGGAATATTACCGGTCAGGCAACATTGCGATGCAGAACATCTGGTTCGGCCTGACCATTGCATTCGGCCTCTTTGCCGGAGCCTTTTTCGGAGCACATTTGGCCATCGAGGTCTCAAGCGAGTTACTGCGGCGGATGTTCGCTGTTTTTCTTGTCTTCGTAGCCATCCGCCTTTGGCTTTAA
- the rodA gene encoding rod shape-determining protein RodA has translation MEKNNNLDQLWLLLPMTGLVIMGLMAVFSATNGTAESVTLFYRQLTWAIAGYAVVAAFSYIDYRIIKDNAYLIYALGIILLVAVLVFGRKVAGATSWVRFGMFSFQPSELTKMITIIAMARFLSDDQTDISNKSDLAKVLAIALVPAGLVLLQPDTGTALTCLSFIIPMIVLAGFNLYYIVVAVVPVALMLSGFFNLTILFILAAVSILLLIVVGKRFSFHQLIVVGGGMLSGLLTWKFTSMILKPHQIKRIQIFLDPSADPQGAGYNALQAKIAIASGGLFGKGFLQGTQTQLRYIPAQWTDFIFCVVAEELGLVGSTLLLLFFLTLVLRMVWMVKAIKNRFVELMLVGYASLLMTHVVINIGMTIGVMPVIGVPLPFISYGGSSLVANMMMVGIAMNFAKNRRNIGY, from the coding sequence ATGGAAAAGAATAACAATCTCGATCAATTGTGGCTGTTGCTTCCCATGACCGGCCTGGTCATCATGGGTCTGATGGCTGTTTTCAGCGCTACGAACGGAACGGCCGAATCGGTCACCCTTTTTTATCGGCAGTTGACGTGGGCTATTGCCGGCTATGCCGTTGTTGCGGCCTTCTCGTATATCGATTACCGTATCATCAAAGACAATGCCTACCTGATTTACGCTCTCGGAATCATTCTGTTGGTTGCCGTGCTGGTTTTCGGGCGAAAGGTTGCCGGAGCGACCAGTTGGGTGCGGTTCGGTATGTTCAGCTTCCAGCCCTCCGAGTTGACCAAGATGATAACCATCATCGCCATGGCGAGGTTTCTTTCCGATGACCAGACCGATATCAGCAATAAGTCTGATTTGGCGAAAGTGCTTGCTATCGCGCTTGTGCCTGCCGGACTGGTGTTGCTTCAGCCCGATACCGGCACGGCGCTGACCTGCCTTTCGTTTATTATTCCGATGATTGTGCTTGCCGGGTTTAACCTCTATTATATCGTGGTGGCTGTTGTCCCGGTTGCGCTGATGCTATCCGGTTTTTTCAACCTGACCATTCTTTTTATACTTGCCGCCGTTTCCATACTGTTGTTGATCGTGGTTGGAAAGCGTTTCTCTTTTCATCAGTTGATCGTTGTCGGCGGGGGTATGTTGAGCGGCTTGTTGACCTGGAAGTTTACGAGTATGATTCTCAAGCCACATCAGATCAAGAGGATACAGATTTTTCTCGACCCGTCTGCTGATCCGCAGGGCGCAGGCTATAATGCACTTCAGGCAAAGATAGCGATCGCTTCCGGCGGATTGTTCGGCAAAGGGTTTCTTCAGGGCACGCAGACTCAGCTTCGGTACATACCTGCCCAGTGGACTGATTTCATTTTTTGTGTTGTTGCCGAAGAGCTGGGGCTTGTTGGCTCGACATTGCTTCTTCTGTTTTTTCTGACCCTTGTTTTGCGCATGGTCTGGATGGTGAAAGCAATCAAAAACCGGTTTGTCGAACTGATGCTTGTCGGCTATGCTTCATTGCTGATGACTCATGTGGTGATTAACATCGGCATGACGATAGGGGTTATGCCGGTTATTGGCGTACCTTTGCCGTTTATTTCCTATGGAGGATCCTCTCTTGTTGCGAATATGATGATGGTTGGTATCGCTATGAATTTCGCAAAAAACCGGAGGAATATCGGTTATTGA
- the ftsH gene encoding ATP-dependent zinc metalloprotease FtsH translates to MRPNKKNDKASKERPDNRFMPPDKSRDTDERFAVKEGGEGGFPKFILLLMLALLGIFVFQRFFSQDVAPEVTYNEYRTLLQEQALLEATVKTGPDRSALLTGKLKTKRTLHLINNTTISADRFMVRIPEFDRSQADSLSDSGVQVKIVQSTDEFSNLLLLFLPWVLFGVIYFVIFRRMSAQNGASKNIFSFGKSRAKLISEFDVKVTFKDVAGVNEAVEELQETVEFLMNPEKFEKIGGKIPKGVLLLGPPGTGKTLLAKAIAGEAKVPFFSISGADFVEMFVGVGAARVRDLFETAKKNSPCIVFIDEIDAVGRSRGAGLGGGHDEREQTLNQLLVEMDGFTARDNVILIAATNRPDVLDSALLRPGRFDRQITIDKPDIRGRKAILEIHTRKTPLDSSVDLETIAKSTPGFSGADLANLVNEAALLASRYNQTEITADNFEEARDKVLMGPERRSMYISEEQKKLTAYHEAGHVIVSKFTSGSDPIHKVTIIPRGRSLGQTAYLPLEDRFTQNKEYLMAMITYALGGRAAEELVFNEISNGAANDIEKATEIARKMVRNWGMSDKLGPINYGNGHKEVFLGKDYSHVREYSEQTALQIDEEVHQIITGCMDNARDILTRHRPILNKMAELLIEKESLDASEIDAIIDAGAPA, encoded by the coding sequence ATGCGGCCGAACAAAAAAAACGATAAGGCTTCAAAAGAACGGCCCGACAACCGTTTCATGCCGCCGGACAAGAGCCGGGACACTGACGAACGCTTTGCTGTAAAAGAGGGCGGTGAAGGCGGATTCCCGAAGTTCATCCTTTTGCTGATGCTGGCGCTGCTGGGCATTTTTGTGTTCCAACGCTTTTTCTCGCAGGATGTCGCCCCGGAAGTCACGTACAATGAGTACCGTACGCTCCTGCAGGAACAGGCGCTGCTGGAAGCTACAGTCAAAACCGGCCCCGACCGCTCCGCCCTGCTGACCGGCAAGCTCAAGACGAAACGCACTCTCCATCTGATCAATAACACGACCATCAGTGCCGACCGGTTCATGGTTCGCATTCCTGAATTTGACCGCTCGCAGGCTGATAGCCTCAGTGACAGCGGCGTGCAGGTCAAAATCGTCCAGAGCACCGACGAGTTTTCCAATCTGCTCTTGCTCTTTTTGCCGTGGGTGCTGTTCGGTGTGATTTACTTTGTCATTTTCAGGCGCATGTCGGCGCAGAATGGCGCGTCGAAAAACATCTTCAGCTTCGGCAAGAGCCGCGCCAAGCTCATCAGCGAGTTCGATGTCAAGGTGACCTTCAAGGATGTGGCCGGGGTAAACGAAGCGGTCGAAGAGCTACAGGAGACCGTCGAGTTTCTGATGAATCCCGAGAAGTTCGAGAAAATAGGCGGCAAGATACCGAAAGGCGTGCTGCTGCTCGGCCCTCCCGGAACCGGCAAAACGTTGCTTGCCAAGGCGATCGCCGGAGAAGCCAAGGTCCCGTTTTTCTCGATTTCGGGCGCTGATTTCGTGGAGATGTTCGTCGGCGTCGGCGCGGCCCGTGTGCGCGATCTGTTCGAGACCGCCAAAAAGAATTCGCCCTGCATCGTCTTCATCGATGAGATCGACGCGGTTGGCAGAAGCCGCGGCGCTGGCCTCGGCGGCGGGCACGACGAGCGCGAGCAGACGCTGAACCAGTTGCTGGTCGAGATGGACGGCTTCACCGCCAGGGACAACGTGATCCTGATTGCTGCGACCAACCGCCCGGATGTGCTCGACAGTGCGCTGTTGCGACCCGGCAGGTTCGACCGGCAGATCACCATCGACAAGCCCGACATTCGCGGACGCAAAGCAATTCTGGAAATTCACACAAGGAAAACGCCGCTCGACAGTTCGGTCGATCTGGAGACGATTGCCAAGAGCACCCCGGGTTTCTCGGGAGCCGATCTGGCCAATCTGGTCAATGAAGCGGCCTTGCTCGCATCGCGATACAACCAGACCGAAATCACCGCCGACAATTTCGAAGAGGCGCGCGACAAGGTTTTGATGGGCCCCGAACGCCGGAGCATGTACATCTCCGAGGAGCAGAAAAAGCTGACCGCCTATCATGAGGCGGGCCATGTGATCGTCTCGAAATTCACCAGCGGTTCGGATCCGATCCACAAAGTGACCATCATACCGCGCGGCCGAAGCCTCGGCCAGACCGCCTACCTCCCGCTTGAAGACCGCTTCACGCAGAACAAGGAGTACCTGATGGCGATGATCACCTATGCACTCGGCGGACGTGCAGCAGAGGAGCTGGTGTTCAACGAAATCAGTAACGGTGCGGCCAACGATATTGAAAAGGCGACCGAAATCGCCAGAAAGATGGTGCGCAACTGGGGCATGAGTGACAAGCTCGGCCCGATCAATTACGGAAACGGCCACAAAGAGGTCTTTCTCGGCAAAGACTACTCCCACGTCAGGGAGTACAGCGAACAGACCGCGCTTCAGATCGATGAGGAGGTTCACCAGATCATTACCGGCTGCATGGATAATGCCCGTGACATTCTGACAAGGCACCGTCCGATTCTGAACAAGATGGCTGAATTGCTGATAGAGAAAGAGTCGCTGGACGCATCGGAAATCGATGCCATCATCGATGCCGGAGCTCCGGCCTGA
- a CDS encoding sodium:proton antiporter — translation MKDRPGLTGRGAAVVALLVSFLTIDPAVALCSTAAGGGGHASLPPVWLAVPFVLLLLMIATGPLFYSRFWEHNYKRISIALGSVVALWYGFRMAHGPHLLVNTLEEYLSFISLISALFVVAGGILIKIGRRGSPLVNGALLFFGAILANMVGTTGASMLLIRPYLRINEGRLKAFHVVFFIFIVSNIGGGLTPIGDPPLFLGFLRGVPFFWVLSHVWLPWLVTVVALCVILMALDFVSGKKGEPSAEASPSGGRLIELRGSKNFIYLVLLIGSVFLDPAVIHGFPSLQELFGLPFGIRELIMAVIAVVAYKTSDKEALAGNEFNFEPIKEVGFLFIGIFATMIPALQLIGSYAQEHAAGFSVSRFYWATGILSGVLDNAPTYLNFLAGSLGKFGLDSGVTADVARFAYGMDSLVPGDVSSTVYLMAISIASVFFGALTYIGNAPNFMVKNIAEQAEADVPSFVDYIFRYSVPVLLPVFAGIWFFLFNR, via the coding sequence ATGAAGGATCGACCCGGCCTGACTGGGCGCGGCGCGGCAGTTGTTGCGCTGCTTGTGAGTTTCCTGACAATCGATCCAGCTGTTGCTTTGTGCAGCACGGCGGCTGGTGGAGGCGGACACGCCTCACTGCCGCCGGTCTGGCTGGCCGTGCCGTTCGTCTTGCTGTTGCTGATGATCGCTACCGGTCCGCTGTTCTACTCCAGATTCTGGGAGCATAACTACAAGCGGATTTCCATTGCACTGGGCAGCGTTGTGGCGCTCTGGTACGGATTTCGTATGGCGCATGGTCCCCATCTGCTCGTTAACACCCTCGAAGAGTACCTCTCCTTTATCTCACTTATTTCCGCCCTGTTTGTGGTCGCGGGTGGTATTCTGATAAAGATCGGACGCCGGGGTTCACCGCTTGTGAACGGCGCGTTGCTGTTTTTCGGTGCGATTCTGGCCAATATGGTTGGCACGACCGGGGCGTCGATGTTGCTGATTCGCCCCTACCTGAGAATCAACGAGGGGCGGCTCAAGGCGTTTCACGTCGTCTTTTTCATCTTTATCGTCAGCAATATCGGAGGTGGGCTTACGCCTATCGGCGATCCTCCGCTCTTTCTCGGCTTTCTTCGAGGGGTGCCCTTTTTCTGGGTGCTCAGCCATGTCTGGCTGCCCTGGCTTGTCACAGTGGTAGCGCTTTGCGTGATTCTGATGGCGCTTGATTTCGTGTCCGGCAAAAAGGGGGAACCCTCAGCTGAAGCTTCGCCCTCGGGAGGTCGCCTGATCGAGCTGCGTGGTTCGAAGAATTTCATCTATCTCGTGCTGCTGATCGGTTCGGTTTTTCTCGACCCTGCCGTGATTCACGGTTTCCCGAGCCTTCAGGAGCTGTTCGGCCTGCCTTTCGGCATCCGGGAGCTGATTATGGCCGTTATCGCTGTGGTGGCTTATAAAACTTCGGATAAAGAGGCGCTTGCGGGCAATGAATTCAACTTCGAGCCAATCAAGGAGGTGGGGTTCCTGTTTATCGGTATTTTCGCAACCATGATTCCGGCACTTCAGCTGATCGGCTCCTACGCGCAGGAGCACGCTGCCGGATTCAGTGTTTCGCGCTTCTACTGGGCAACCGGCATTCTGTCAGGCGTACTCGATAACGCGCCGACGTACCTCAATTTTCTGGCCGGATCTCTTGGCAAGTTCGGACTCGATTCCGGTGTGACGGCAGATGTGGCTCGATTTGCATACGGCATGGACTCACTGGTGCCGGGTGATGTTTCGTCAACGGTTTACCTGATGGCCATTTCGATTGCATCGGTCTTTTTCGGTGCGCTGACCTACATCGGTAATGCGCCGAACTTCATGGTGAAAAATATCGCCGAGCAGGCCGAAGCCGACGTCCCCTCTTTTGTGGACTATATCTTCCGCTACTCGGTTCCGGTTCTCCTGCCGGTGTTTGCAGGCATCTGGTTTTTCCTGTTCAACCGGTAG
- a CDS encoding HU family DNA-binding protein encodes MGQTTTKADLVNVIAQRTGLTKHETESVVDCLFESIIDSLKAGKRIEIRGFGSFNIRYKNLRQARNPRTGEKVTVGPKNVPTFKISKEFKHAVSESLKAE; translated from the coding sequence ATGGGACAGACTACCACCAAAGCCGACCTGGTGAACGTGATCGCCCAGCGGACAGGTCTGACAAAGCATGAAACGGAATCGGTCGTCGATTGCCTGTTCGAAAGCATCATCGACTCACTCAAAGCTGGCAAACGAATCGAAATCCGGGGGTTCGGATCGTTTAACATCCGCTACAAGAACCTGCGGCAGGCCCGAAACCCCAGAACCGGTGAAAAAGTCACCGTAGGGCCGAAGAACGTTCCGACCTTCAAAATCTCCAAAGAGTTCAAACACGCCGTAAGCGAGAGCCTGAAAGCCGAGTAG
- the gltX gene encoding glutamate--tRNA ligase, giving the protein MAGQRVRTRFAPSPTGYLHVGGLRTALYNYLFAKRMNGEFVIRIEDTDQSRKVEDAEKNLISTLEWAGIIADESPMHGGNYGPYVQSQRLDIYKKYCQQLLDDKNAYYCFSTSEELEENRQLQLKQGLQPKYNRKWLPEDMGGSMPQSEIKKKLDEGVPYVVRMKVPDYVSVWFEDVIRGPIEFDSATIDDQVLMKSDGFPTYHFASVIDDHLMEFTHIIRGEEWLPSMPKHLLLYEFFGWEPPKFAHLPLLLNPDRSKLSKRQGDVAVEDYVRKGYSSEAIVNFVALLGWNEGEGSEQEVFSMDELIEKFSLERVGKAGAVFNVDKLSWLEKQYIKTRPVDVIVEGIKPVLNEALAQRSPEMSVEWITSDDYLAKVVDLMRERVNFEHEFVTFSSYFFFEPESYEEDAVAKRWRPDMPELLGEFSKLLEANDDFTAENIEAELKAFVAPKGLKPAVIIHPLRLVVSGVSFGPSLYHMLEVLGKETVLRRIARGIERISIPEA; this is encoded by the coding sequence ATGGCCGGTCAAAGGGTTAGAACGCGATTCGCTCCATCTCCTACGGGTTATCTTCATGTCGGCGGTCTTCGCACCGCGCTGTACAACTATCTGTTCGCCAAACGAATGAATGGGGAGTTTGTCATCAGGATCGAGGATACCGACCAGAGCCGCAAGGTCGAGGATGCGGAAAAAAATCTTATCAGCACGCTTGAGTGGGCGGGCATTATCGCCGACGAAAGCCCGATGCATGGCGGCAATTACGGGCCTTACGTCCAGTCGCAGCGTCTTGATATTTACAAGAAGTACTGCCAGCAACTGCTTGACGACAAAAACGCCTACTACTGCTTTTCGACTTCGGAAGAGCTTGAGGAAAATCGTCAACTTCAGCTCAAGCAGGGCCTCCAGCCCAAATACAATCGCAAATGGCTGCCCGAGGATATGGGCGGCAGTATGCCTCAATCAGAGATCAAAAAGAAGCTCGATGAGGGGGTGCCTTACGTGGTGAGGATGAAGGTGCCCGACTATGTGTCGGTCTGGTTCGAGGATGTGATTCGCGGGCCGATCGAGTTCGATTCGGCAACCATCGATGATCAGGTACTGATGAAGTCTGACGGCTTTCCGACCTACCACTTTGCCAGCGTGATCGACGACCACCTGATGGAGTTTACCCATATCATCCGTGGTGAGGAGTGGCTGCCGTCTATGCCGAAGCATCTGCTGCTCTACGAATTCTTCGGCTGGGAACCACCGAAGTTCGCGCACCTGCCACTTCTGCTCAACCCCGACCGCTCCAAACTCAGCAAGCGCCAGGGCGACGTGGCCGTCGAGGATTATGTCCGCAAAGGCTACAGCAGCGAAGCGATTGTCAATTTCGTTGCGCTGCTTGGCTGGAACGAGGGCGAGGGCAGTGAGCAGGAGGTCTTCAGCATGGACGAGCTGATCGAGAAATTCTCGCTCGAACGTGTCGGTAAGGCTGGCGCGGTGTTCAACGTTGACAAGCTCTCCTGGCTTGAAAAGCAGTACATCAAAACGCGTCCGGTTGACGTGATCGTCGAAGGCATCAAGCCTGTGCTGAACGAAGCACTCGCGCAGCGCTCACCTGAAATGTCCGTTGAGTGGATTACCTCTGATGACTATTTGGCCAAAGTGGTCGACCTGATGCGGGAGCGCGTCAACTTCGAGCATGAGTTCGTGACCTTTAGCAGCTACTTCTTCTTCGAGCCGGAAAGCTACGAAGAGGATGCTGTTGCAAAACGCTGGCGTCCTGACATGCCCGAGCTGCTCGGCGAATTCAGCAAGCTGCTCGAAGCCAACGACGACTTCACGGCTGAAAATATCGAGGCCGAGCTTAAGGCTTTCGTGGCTCCGAAGGGGCTGAAGCCTGCTGTTATTATCCATCCGCTTCGTCTTGTCGTATCGGGAGTCAGCTTCGGTCCGAGTCTGTACCACATGCTCGAAGTGCTCGGCAAGGAGACGGTGCTGCGCAGGATCGCCCGCGGCATCGAGCGTATCAGCATCCCCGAGGCCTGA
- a CDS encoding adenine phosphoribosyltransferase: MPIKSRIRTVPDYPKKGIMFRDITTLIKDPVGFRLVIDNMTQHYLSNGIDFDVIVGIEARGFIIGGALSYTLGKGFVPVRKPGKLPADVVQLEYDLEYGSDKIEMHTDSLVKGQRVLLVDDLLATGGTALAAAALVEKLGGVVASMGFIVNLPDVGGEKKIRDKGYNIFSLTEFEGD, encoded by the coding sequence ATGCCCATCAAATCCAGGATTCGTACCGTTCCCGATTATCCGAAGAAAGGAATCATGTTCCGTGACATCACCACCCTGATCAAGGATCCGGTTGGTTTTCGTCTCGTTATTGACAATATGACCCAGCACTATCTGTCCAACGGTATCGATTTCGATGTGATCGTAGGTATCGAGGCCAGGGGGTTCATTATTGGTGGCGCGCTTTCCTATACGCTTGGCAAGGGGTTTGTTCCGGTCAGGAAGCCGGGTAAGCTGCCGGCTGACGTGGTGCAGCTCGAATACGATCTCGAGTACGGCAGCGACAAAATCGAAATGCATACCGACTCTCTGGTGAAGGGGCAGCGCGTGCTGCTGGTCGATGACCTCCTGGCTACGGGCGGAACGGCTCTGGCTGCTGCTGCGCTGGTTGAGAAGCTGGGCGGCGTGGTCGCCAGCATGGGCTTCATCGTCAATCTGCCCGACGTTGGTGGTGAAAAGAAAATCCGCGACAAAGGCTACAATATCTTCTCGTTGACTGAATTCGAAGGGGATTAA